The Carnobacterium divergens nucleotide sequence AAGGCTCTGTCTAAATCAAAAAACTTATTGAAATTTGTTTCAATCGGCAAACTGTAGCGCGTGCTTTCGGTTATTTGAACATCACTCATTGTGACAATTCCAGATTTTGATTTTCCAATCGGATCAAAAATAGGATACATCAAGTACGCTGAATCGTAATTGGTCGCATAGCTTCTTGAATAGGTTGGGAAACGTTGACTTAGTTGTTTGATTTCATTGATTCCTCGACTACGTGTTGCGTTTACATCTACTTCTTGAAACAGTGCAAAATCCGGATTAGCATTTTGAATGGTTTTTGCCGCACCATTTACATTGGTTAATACACTTTCTTTGCTATACGCTTTTGATTCTTTTCCGCCATCCATAAAAAAGGTGTATTCGGGACTGTAGGAACCGTAACCGATGTTAAAGGTCGTAACGTTATATTCTTTCTTTTGAACTATTTTTGTAGCTGTTGCTTTTTGTTTGATTTCAGCAGGGAGCTGATCATCCAGTCTAGCATAGCTCACATAAACATAGCCGACATAAATCAAAACGGCTACTAAGATAATCCCTAACATTCCACCAACTATTTTCAAAAACTTTTTTATCTTCATATTCCATAAACCCTCCACCCTTTAGTAAATTCCATTATATCATCAATGGATCTCAATTTGCTAAATGAAGGGTAAAAAAACTGCTCTTAAAAGAGCAGTTTAAACGACTACAGTCACCGCTTCAAAGGGTTCTAATTTCCCACTGAATAAATGCGTTCTCTCAGGTTCATAATTTGAAATCACAATTTCTTGAACTGCATACTTTTGGTTGAGTTGAAAATACTGGCTTTCTTTTGAAAAATTGACGATCGTCAGCCATTTGGTTGATTGCTCCGTTCGTAGATAGGCTAATACAACAGGATTCCCTGTTTCTATCTGTTGATAATCCCCCTCAACTAAAATTGAGTTTTCTTTCCGCAACGCAATTAATTTTTGATACGTATAAAAAATTGAATTTGAATCTGCCAAGGCATTTTCTACATTAATTGTATGAGAATTCTTGTGAACAGGTAACCACGGTGTTCCTTTTGTAAAACCACCATGCAATTCATTCCCCCACTGCATCGGATGCCTTGCGTTATCTCTACCTTTGGCATTAATCGACTTTATTAATGATTCTTTCGCGTATCCTTGGCGCAATCGCTCCTCATACATTCGTCTGCTTTCAATATCATCCACTTCACTAATTTCTGTAATTGGATAGTTTGTCATCCCAATTTCTTCGCCTTGATAGATATAGGGCGTTCCCTTCATTCCATGGAGATAAATAGCCAACATTTTAGCACTTTCTACACGATACTCGCCGTCATCTCCCCATCTTGAAACGATTCTAGGCAAATCATGGTTGTTCCAAAACAAACTATTCCAGCCTTCATTTCCTAGTTCAACTTGCCACTTAGAAAATACTTGATGCAACTCTGCTGGATTCAAGGTTTTTAAATCCCATTTTCGCTGTCCTTGAATTTTATCTAAATTAATATGCTCAAATTGGAAAACCATTGATAATTCCTGACGTGCTGGATGGGAATAATCTTTCGCAATTTCTGGAGTCGCACCCCATGTTTCACCCACTGTTACAACGTCATACTGACCAAAAGACTGTTCATTCATTTCTCTAAGATATGGATGCAACATCGGTCCATTTTTGGTGATTAAGTTTTCAGGTTCCTTGCCAATCAAATCAATTACGTCCATCCGAAATCCGCCTACTCCTTTGTCCAGCCAGAAGGTCATCATTTTCCATATTTCCTGTCGCAATTTTGGATTTTCCCAATTTAAATCTGGCTGTTTTTTAGAGTGGATGTGTAGATAATATTGTTGGGTAACTTCGTCATATTCCCAAGCAGAGCCACCAAAATCTGAAGTTAATTCATTTGGCTTATCTCGCCAAATATAATAATCTCGGTATCGATTTTCTTTACTTTTTTTAGCTTCAATAAACCAGCGATGTTCGTCTGAAGTGTGGTTGACAACTAAATCCATTATCACTTTGATGTTTCTTTTTTTCGCCTCGTCCAACAATTCATCCATGTCTTCCATTGTGCCATATTCCGGTTGGATTTCTTGATAATCGCTAATATCATAGCCATTGTCATCATTTGGAGATGCATAGACTGGACTAATCCACAAGCCTGTAATCCCTAGTTTTTCTAGATAATCTAAACGTTGGATGATTCCTTTAAGGTCTCCGATTCCATCCTCATTGCTATCTTGAAAACTCCTTGGATAAACTTGATAAATAACTGCATCTTGCCACCATTTTTTAGTCATTTTTTTTAACTGGTTGGGTTAAGGCAATCAGTGCTTCACCTGCTCCAACTTCCTCCTTGGTGATCTCTTCAACATTTCCATAAGCCAAAGTGTTGGTCACAATAACCATTACTGTAGCGTCATAACCAGCCGCTTGAATGTGTTCTTTATCAAAGGTACCTAATACGTCCCCTCGTTTAACTACTTGACCTTGGGTTACTTGTTGGGTAAAGCCAGTCCCTTTTAATTCTACCGTATCGATTCCCACATGAATCAACAGTTCACTTCCTAATGCTGATTTAATCCCATAAGCATGCTTGGTTTCATAAGCCACTTCAATCACGCCATCACAAGGCGCGTAAATCGTCCCGTCTAAAGGAATAATGGCTGCACCTTTTCCCATAAGTTCTGCTGAAAAAACTTGATCTTTTACTTGACGTAAGCTTTCGACTTGACCGGAAACAGGTGCGTAAATTACTTCATCCTGCACACCTTGCGCCACTTCTGATGGGTCTTCATTAATTGTTTGGGCTGTTGATGTACCTGTTTCCACA carries:
- a CDS encoding glycoside hydrolase family 13 protein, yielding MTKKWWQDAVIYQVYPRSFQDSNEDGIGDLKGIIQRLDYLEKLGITGLWISPVYASPNDDNGYDISDYQEIQPEYGTMEDMDELLDEAKKRNIKVIMDLVVNHTSDEHRWFIEAKKSKENRYRDYYIWRDKPNELTSDFGGSAWEYDEVTQQYYLHIHSKKQPDLNWENPKLRQEIWKMMTFWLDKGVGGFRMDVIDLIGKEPENLITKNGPMLHPYLREMNEQSFGQYDVVTVGETWGATPEIAKDYSHPARQELSMVFQFEHINLDKIQGQRKWDLKTLNPAELHQVFSKWQVELGNEGWNSLFWNNHDLPRIVSRWGDDGEYRVESAKMLAIYLHGMKGTPYIYQGEEIGMTNYPITEISEVDDIESRRMYEERLRQGYAKESLIKSINAKGRDNARHPMQWGNELHGGFTKGTPWLPVHKNSHTINVENALADSNSIFYTYQKLIALRKENSILVEGDYQQIETGNPVVLAYLRTEQSTKWLTIVNFSKESQYFQLNQKYAVQEIVISNYEPERTHLFSGKLEPFEAVTVVV
- a CDS encoding endonuclease/exonuclease/phosphatase family protein, with amino-acid sequence MKIKKFLKIVGGMLGIILVAVLIYVGYVYVSYARLDDQLPAEIKQKATATKIVQKKEYNVTTFNIGYGSYSPEYTFFMDGGKESKAYSKESVLTNVNGAAKTIQNANPDFALFQEVDVNATRSRGINEIKQLSQRFPTYSRSYATNYDSAYLMYPIFDPIGKSKSGIVTMSDVQITESTRYSLPIETNFNKFFDLDRAFTVSKIPVENGKNLMLYNVHLSAYMKDKKVQKEQIAKLFNHMEAEYKKGNYVICGGDFNHDLLETSSEVFDNNQEEEYTWLQAFPKKDLPKNLSLAELSDVKTPVPSVRNLDKPYEKDKSFVAVIDGFIISDNVTNRRTNVIDAGFEHSDHNPVEMTFELN